A single window of Halobacterium jilantaiense DNA harbors:
- the glyS gene encoding glycine--tRNA ligase, giving the protein MSEELSELARRRGFFFQANEAYGGVAGFYTYGPEGAALKRNVEETWRDRFVTREGNMEIDSPTVTPEPVFRASGHLDDFDDMLVECPECGESHRADHVVEDNTDVEDAESVPTGEVEDLIAEHDLVCPDCGASLVGQPVEGFNLMFETTIGPGSGQAGFLRPETAQGMFTEFPRLKEYARNQLPFGVAQVGTGYRNEISPRNALLRTREFTMAELEHFVDPESEGPDLDRVADVELPLYPVEAQQADGEEYVHLTPHEALDEGVVAGEWVAYFLARSKQWFERVGVDMDRFRFRQHLPGELAHYASDCWDAEGEVGGDWVELEGVASRTDYDLSKHEKHADDNFTVFQAYDEPKTVERATVDPEMSYLGPEFGGDAADVADALADLAARDRSAFDDDTVTVEVDGEEYMIPAEKTGFEVAEETESGRHIVPHVVEPAFGVGRAVYTVLAHRYDTDEVDGETRDVLRLPAEVAPTTVGVFPLMDKDGMGETARDLAADLREAGLAVTYDDSGNIGRRYRRQDEVGTPYCVTVDYEGLEDGTVTLRDRDTTDQTRVELDGLAELLGSLRDGEVSFEEL; this is encoded by the coding sequence ATGGAGATCGATTCGCCGACAGTGACGCCGGAGCCGGTGTTCCGGGCGTCGGGTCACCTCGACGACTTCGACGACATGCTCGTGGAGTGCCCGGAGTGCGGCGAGAGCCACCGGGCGGACCACGTCGTCGAGGACAACACGGACGTGGAGGACGCCGAGTCCGTGCCGACCGGGGAGGTCGAAGACCTCATCGCCGAGCACGACCTCGTCTGCCCGGACTGCGGAGCGTCGCTGGTCGGCCAGCCCGTAGAGGGCTTCAACCTCATGTTCGAGACGACCATCGGGCCGGGGTCGGGGCAGGCCGGCTTCCTGCGGCCGGAGACCGCACAGGGGATGTTCACGGAGTTCCCGCGGCTCAAGGAGTACGCGCGGAACCAGCTGCCGTTCGGCGTGGCGCAGGTCGGAACGGGCTACCGGAACGAGATTTCGCCGCGGAACGCGCTGCTGCGGACCCGCGAGTTCACGATGGCCGAGCTCGAGCACTTCGTGGACCCGGAGAGTGAGGGGCCGGACCTCGACCGGGTGGCGGACGTGGAGCTGCCGCTGTACCCCGTCGAGGCGCAGCAGGCCGACGGCGAGGAGTACGTCCACCTGACCCCCCACGAGGCGCTCGACGAGGGCGTCGTCGCGGGCGAGTGGGTGGCGTACTTCCTCGCGCGGTCGAAGCAGTGGTTCGAGCGCGTGGGCGTGGACATGGACCGGTTCCGGTTCCGCCAGCACCTCCCGGGCGAACTCGCACACTACGCCTCGGACTGCTGGGACGCCGAGGGCGAGGTCGGCGGCGACTGGGTGGAACTGGAGGGCGTCGCGTCCCGGACGGACTACGACCTCTCGAAGCACGAGAAGCACGCCGACGACAACTTCACCGTGTTCCAGGCGTACGACGAGCCGAAGACCGTCGAGCGCGCGACCGTCGACCCCGAGATGTCGTACCTCGGGCCGGAGTTCGGCGGGGACGCGGCAGACGTTGCTGACGCGCTCGCCGACCTCGCCGCCCGCGACCGGTCGGCGTTCGACGACGATACGGTGACCGTCGAGGTCGACGGTGAGGAGTACATGATTCCGGCCGAGAAGACGGGCTTCGAGGTCGCCGAGGAGACCGAGTCCGGCCGACACATCGTCCCGCACGTCGTCGAGCCGGCGTTCGGCGTCGGCCGCGCCGTCTACACGGTGCTCGCGCACCGCTACGACACCGACGAGGTCGACGGCGAGACCCGGGACGTGCTGCGGCTGCCCGCCGAGGTCGCGCCGACCACCGTGGGCGTGTTCCCGCTGATGGACAAGGACGGCATGGGCGAGACCGCGCGTGACCTCGCCGCCGACCTGCGCGAGGCGGGGCTGGCCGTGACCTACGACGACTCCGGGAACATCGGCCGCCGGTACCGCCGGCAGGACGAGGTCGGGACGCCGTACTGCGTCACCGTCGACTACGAGGGGCTGGAAGACGGCACGGTGACGCTCCGCGACCGCGACACCACCGACCAGACCCGCGTCGAACTCGACGGGCTCGCGGAGCTGCTGGGTTCGCTGCGGGACGGCGAGGTCTCCTTCGAAGAGCTGTGA
- a CDS encoding DEAD/DEAH box helicase: MTETGYVDHPMLTPDVIEARQYQLRLAAAARQGHTLVCLPTGLGKTTVSLLVTAYRLEADLAGKSLLLAPTKPLVEQHAAFYREALTVPDDEVVVFTGETRPDDREEMWTDARVVVATPQVVENDLVGGRISLRDVVHCTFDECHRATGDYAYTYIAERYHADAADPLVTAMSASPGGNEEEIRTVCENLGVGNVEVMTEDDADVGEHTYDTDVQWERITLPDDVLEIRDAINEVIEDRLEKLRDLGVTKASSPDISQKDLNKIRARLQQLIDNDDSDGYQGMSVHAEVMKLKRAVELVETQSVESVRRYFERQRNAANSSGASKASQRLVSEPKVKQAMRTADAFDGLHPKFRKARMLLAETLGIEGGDRVIVFTESRDTAEALTEFLGEHFETRRFVGQGDADGSDGMTQKEQRETLDDFRSGEFEVLVSTSVAEEGLDVPEVDLVLFFEPVPTAIRSVQRKGRTGRQTEGKVVVLMAEDTRDEAYFWISRRREQEMEDELRELKGLADELETELGGSQQALDEFADEDGGAEEAASGSAGDDTEQPTAANGSGEGSETSADGGDDGQVGLSEFDAPDPEDVEASEDDEGVAARASSDGGETVEVVVDQRELDSNIARELSKREGVETRLETLSVGDYVLSDRVAVERKSHGDFMDTLLGGDRSIFEQAKDLTRHYTRPVLLLEGDGDLYAERNVHPNAIRAALASLAVDWGVSVVHTRSEDDTAEMVETIAEREQTENDREVSAHGEKAAKTLGEQQEYVVSSIADIGPVTARSLLDEFGSVEAVMTASEDDLTAADGVGGVTAERIREVVGTAYQP; this comes from the coding sequence ATGACGGAGACGGGGTACGTCGACCACCCGATGCTGACACCGGACGTCATCGAGGCCCGCCAGTACCAGCTCCGGCTGGCAGCGGCGGCGCGGCAGGGCCACACGCTCGTCTGTCTGCCGACGGGCCTGGGGAAGACGACGGTGAGCCTGCTGGTGACGGCGTACCGGCTGGAGGCGGACCTCGCGGGGAAGTCACTGCTGTTGGCACCGACGAAGCCGCTGGTCGAGCAGCACGCCGCGTTCTACCGGGAAGCGCTGACCGTGCCGGACGACGAGGTCGTCGTGTTCACTGGGGAGACGCGGCCCGACGACCGCGAGGAGATGTGGACGGACGCTCGCGTGGTCGTGGCGACGCCGCAGGTCGTGGAGAACGACCTCGTGGGCGGCCGCATCAGTCTGCGGGACGTGGTCCACTGCACGTTCGACGAGTGCCACCGAGCGACCGGCGACTACGCGTACACGTACATCGCGGAGCGCTACCACGCCGACGCTGCCGACCCGCTGGTGACGGCGATGTCCGCCTCGCCCGGCGGGAACGAGGAGGAGATTCGGACCGTCTGCGAGAACCTCGGCGTGGGGAACGTCGAGGTGATGACCGAGGACGACGCGGACGTCGGCGAGCACACCTACGACACGGACGTGCAGTGGGAGCGCATCACGCTCCCCGACGACGTCCTCGAAATCCGGGACGCAATCAACGAGGTCATCGAAGACCGTCTAGAGAAGCTCCGGGACCTCGGCGTGACGAAGGCGTCCAGTCCCGACATCAGCCAGAAGGACCTGAACAAGATTCGCGCGCGCCTCCAGCAGCTCATCGACAACGACGACAGCGACGGCTACCAAGGCATGTCGGTCCACGCGGAGGTGATGAAGCTCAAGCGCGCCGTCGAACTCGTCGAGACGCAGAGCGTCGAGTCGGTGCGCCGGTACTTCGAGCGCCAGCGGAACGCCGCGAACTCCTCGGGGGCGTCGAAGGCGAGCCAGCGCCTCGTGAGCGAGCCGAAGGTCAAGCAGGCGATGCGGACGGCCGACGCCTTCGACGGCCTCCACCCGAAGTTCCGGAAGGCCCGGATGCTGCTGGCGGAGACGCTGGGCATCGAGGGCGGGGACCGCGTCATCGTGTTCACGGAGTCCCGCGACACCGCGGAAGCCCTCACCGAGTTCCTCGGCGAGCACTTCGAGACGCGGCGGTTCGTCGGGCAGGGCGACGCCGACGGCTCGGATGGGATGACACAAAAAGAACAGCGCGAGACCCTCGACGACTTCCGGAGCGGCGAGTTCGAGGTGCTGGTCTCCACGAGCGTCGCCGAGGAGGGCCTCGACGTGCCCGAGGTCGATTTGGTGCTGTTCTTCGAGCCCGTGCCCACAGCGATTCGGTCGGTCCAGCGGAAGGGACGGACCGGCCGGCAGACCGAGGGAAAGGTCGTCGTGTTGATGGCCGAGGACACTCGCGACGAGGCGTACTTCTGGATAAGCCGGCGGCGCGAGCAGGAGATGGAGGACGAGCTCCGCGAGCTGAAGGGTCTCGCCGACGAGCTGGAGACGGAGCTGGGCGGCAGCCAGCAGGCCCTCGACGAGTTCGCCGACGAGGACGGCGGTGCCGAGGAGGCAGCGTCTGGGTCCGCCGGCGACGACACCGAGCAGCCGACGGCGGCAAACGGAAGCGGTGAGGGGAGCGAGACGAGCGCGGACGGCGGTGACGACGGCCAGGTCGGGCTGAGCGAGTTCGACGCGCCGGACCCCGAGGATGTCGAGGCGAGCGAGGACGACGAGGGCGTGGCGGCGCGCGCGAGCAGCGACGGCGGCGAGACGGTCGAGGTGGTGGTCGACCAGCGCGAACTCGACTCGAACATCGCTCGCGAACTCTCGAAGCGCGAGGGCGTCGAGACGCGCCTGGAGACGCTCTCGGTCGGTGACTACGTGCTCTCGGACCGCGTGGCCGTCGAGCGGAAGTCCCACGGCGACTTCATGGACACGCTGCTCGGCGGCGACCGCTCCATCTTCGAGCAGGCCAAGGACCTCACGCGGCACTACACGCGGCCCGTCCTGCTGCTGGAGGGGGACGGCGACCTCTACGCCGAGCGGAACGTCCACCCGAACGCGATTCGGGCCGCACTGGCGTCGCTGGCGGTGGACTGGGGCGTCAGCGTCGTCCACACCAGAAGCGAGGACGACACCGCCGAGATGGTCGAGACCATCGCGGAGCGCGAGCAGACCGAAAACGACCGCGAGGTGAGCGCGCACGGCGAGAAAGCCGCGAAGACCCTCGGCGAGCAGCAGGAGTACGTCGTGTCGTCGATTGCGGACATCGGGCCGGTGACCGCGCGCTCGCTGCTCGACGAGTTCGGGAGCGTGGAGGCCGTGATGACGGCCAGTGAGGACGACCTCACGGCGGCAGATGGCGTGGGTGGCGTCACCGCCGAGCGCATCCGGGAGGTCGTCGGGACGGCGTACCAGCCGTAG
- a CDS encoding dolichol kinase codes for MSELDRRLVHASGAVVPGAFLASVVSWTAVKWFMIAASVLAAVLEVLRLYGHVSWWVYDRLTREYEQENVAGYALYTFSWTVTAWLFDPTIAVPAMLMLALGDPASGLLSGSSGLGMKPGWVLLATFGICLAIAGLLDVPLLPAVAGALAATLADGATPVVRGYVVDDNATIPLGAGVAMWAVLAVL; via the coding sequence GTGAGCGAACTCGACCGCCGGCTCGTCCACGCCAGCGGTGCAGTCGTCCCCGGCGCGTTTCTCGCGAGCGTGGTGTCGTGGACGGCGGTCAAGTGGTTCATGATTGCGGCGTCGGTTCTAGCCGCGGTTCTCGAAGTACTGCGGCTGTACGGTCACGTCTCCTGGTGGGTGTACGACCGACTGACCCGGGAGTACGAGCAGGAGAACGTCGCGGGGTACGCGCTGTACACGTTCTCGTGGACGGTGACGGCGTGGCTGTTCGACCCCACCATCGCCGTCCCGGCGATGCTGATGCTGGCGCTCGGCGACCCCGCCAGCGGGCTGCTCTCGGGGAGTAGCGGCCTCGGCATGAAACCGGGGTGGGTGCTGCTGGCGACGTTCGGCATCTGTCTGGCCATCGCGGGGCTGCTGGACGTCCCGCTCCTTCCGGCCGTCGCGGGCGCGCTCGCGGCGACGCTCGCGGACGGCGCGACGCCCGTGGTTCGCGGGTACGTCGTCGACGACAACGCGACCATTCCGCTGGGTGCGGGCGTGGCGATGTGGGCGGTGTTGGCCGTGCTCTGA
- a CDS encoding ABC transporter substrate-binding protein, producing the protein MPHGDKSESISLIEKLADTESSSSRRDVLKYLGATSVAASTAGCLGDGSSQSSTTEPGDETSESSNTTMQQENIPSGGTFRTASTGTTNGLNAFRIGDGETSDRVEQVLDGGFTRKGEAYEDILPLWFEDFSVKQPVNEIEVTLRDNLQYGEGYGQLTADDYLWNIENLWRPDWSAFTYSHLFHVGEDRVPIEFEKVDKYTIRETIPASRPFFPYNEPLAGMFPIPEELAKPYVEEQDAKGLEQDEEVMKASFNGNLGPWDLKRWSQQSVMAFERAEDYYLRKWAKEDDRVPEVMAEAPFFDEYHIQYFNKSSTGREALKAGEIDRSSIPSTDVPEYRDKKNLELYKNPYRSWSGYLGINHRANGWSQLRNKKVRHAMAHIYHNEFIVENLLNGRAGVQNTLHPTWGPYAPENTKSFSGSLDKARELLKEGTSSDYGYSGDKFVGPDGEQVTLKLVYQSGQTDDLRASYLKKRLGQVGIKLEQDTTSWTNLLGNYFSANQKAKGFSGEMGYGEENRQPSNYNKGPWDEAVSAQSWDFMLTLGFSYGPNTPASTITNLFGEDQSFNAYGYVPDKSLTTLRDEAQTAESREAAKSKITEMLNYLAEERPVIFEYNPYNYYAYNKNVENVPESPASSYYETQNHDIMYFSDGSSGR; encoded by the coding sequence ATGCCACACGGAGACAAGAGTGAGAGCATCTCACTCATCGAAAAGCTAGCCGACACGGAAAGCAGTTCGTCACGGCGAGATGTGCTGAAGTACCTCGGTGCGACGAGCGTCGCAGCGAGTACTGCAGGTTGTCTCGGTGACGGCAGTTCGCAGTCGTCGACGACCGAGCCAGGTGACGAAACGTCGGAATCCAGCAACACGACGATGCAGCAAGAGAACATCCCGAGCGGCGGGACGTTCAGAACCGCATCGACGGGCACGACCAACGGCCTGAACGCGTTCCGCATCGGCGACGGCGAAACGAGCGACCGCGTCGAGCAGGTGCTGGACGGTGGGTTCACGCGAAAAGGGGAGGCGTACGAGGACATCCTGCCACTGTGGTTCGAGGACTTCTCGGTGAAACAGCCCGTCAACGAAATCGAAGTTACGCTCCGAGACAACCTCCAGTACGGCGAAGGATACGGACAGCTAACGGCTGACGACTACCTCTGGAACATCGAGAACCTCTGGCGGCCGGACTGGTCGGCGTTCACGTACAGCCACCTCTTCCACGTCGGCGAAGACAGAGTGCCAATCGAGTTCGAGAAAGTCGACAAGTACACGATTCGGGAGACGATTCCCGCGTCGCGTCCGTTCTTCCCGTACAACGAACCGCTCGCGGGAATGTTCCCGATTCCGGAAGAACTCGCGAAGCCGTACGTCGAGGAGCAGGACGCCAAGGGCCTCGAACAGGACGAGGAAGTGATGAAAGCCTCGTTCAACGGCAATCTCGGGCCGTGGGACCTCAAGCGCTGGTCCCAGCAGTCGGTTATGGCCTTCGAACGGGCCGAGGACTACTACCTGCGGAAGTGGGCGAAAGAAGACGACCGAGTCCCAGAGGTGATGGCGGAAGCGCCGTTCTTCGACGAGTACCACATTCAGTACTTCAACAAATCGAGTACGGGCCGTGAAGCGCTCAAAGCCGGCGAGATAGACCGCTCGTCCATTCCGTCCACGGACGTCCCAGAGTACCGCGACAAGAAGAACCTCGAGCTGTACAAGAACCCGTACCGCTCGTGGTCCGGCTACCTAGGAATTAACCACCGGGCGAACGGCTGGAGTCAGCTCCGGAACAAGAAAGTCCGGCACGCGATGGCCCACATCTACCACAACGAGTTCATCGTCGAGAACCTACTCAACGGCCGGGCTGGCGTGCAAAATACGCTTCACCCGACGTGGGGACCGTACGCGCCGGAGAATACGAAATCGTTCTCCGGGTCACTGGACAAGGCCCGCGAACTGCTCAAGGAAGGAACGTCCAGCGACTACGGCTACAGTGGCGACAAGTTCGTCGGGCCGGACGGCGAACAGGTCACGCTGAAGCTCGTCTATCAGTCCGGTCAGACCGACGACCTGCGTGCGTCGTATCTGAAAAAGCGCCTCGGGCAGGTCGGCATCAAACTGGAGCAGGACACGACTTCCTGGACGAATCTCCTCGGGAACTACTTCTCGGCGAACCAGAAGGCAAAGGGGTTCTCGGGTGAGATGGGGTACGGCGAGGAGAATCGGCAGCCGTCCAACTACAACAAGGGTCCGTGGGACGAGGCGGTGTCCGCACAGTCCTGGGACTTCATGCTCACGCTCGGGTTCAGTTACGGACCGAACACGCCAGCTAGTACGATTACGAATCTGTTTGGTGAAGACCAGTCGTTCAACGCGTACGGCTACGTGCCGGACAAGAGTCTCACCACGCTGCGTGACGAGGCCCAGACTGCGGAGAGCCGGGAAGCAGCCAAATCGAAGATCACGGAGATGCTGAATTACCTCGCCGAGGAGCGGCCAGTGATCTTCGAGTACAACCCGTACAACTACTACGCGTACAACAAGAACGTCGAGAACGTTCCAGAGAGTCCTGCGAGCAGCTACTACGAGACGCAGAACCACGACATCATGTACTTCTCTGACGGGTCGAGCGGCCGGTAA